One window of Gemmatimonadota bacterium genomic DNA carries:
- the gltB gene encoding glutamate synthase large subunit, with amino-acid sequence RSLPHALMMMIQATSRNFESISDEIKAFYEYHACLMEPWDGPALIAACDGDRICTTLDRNGLRPFRYVVTKDDFVVGASEAGVLDIPPERILTRGRLQPGRLFLIDTIRGRIVTDNEIKHEISSRKPYRTWLDEQMTNLDDLPEPDDVPALDLATLEERQRAFGYTSEELKILIGPMAAHGYEPVGSMGNDAPIAVLSNKPQLLFHYFKQLFAQVTNPPLDAIREELVTSVDTSIGPEQDLFAETPDHCRQLRIPRPVLSNGELARIRDLDLPGLKSETLPAVFRRTSETTGSTPTGGTVGYDGSAGTGAPASTGALEEAVDELCREAGRAIRERGATLLILSDRKVGPDWIQIPSLIATAAVHHYLIREGLRTSAAIVVESGEPREVMHFCLLIGYGANAINPYLTLETVEWMSIDGLIDPPASAASPASAASPSGPGGPASADKARENLINALCKGVLKTMSKMGISTIKSYHGAQIFEAIGLKQSVIDKYFTWTASRIEGIGLSEIEAEYRQHHHHGYPERPVANGHTLDVGGYYQWRSDGEHHLFNPQTIALLQTSTRTGDFELFRQYTDQIDDQTRLLGTLRGLFDYRQVQPPVPIVEVEPASEIVKRFSTGAMSYGSISKEAHETLAIAMNRIGGRSNSGEGGEDPNRYYPDENGDWRNSAIKQVASGRFGVTSNYLVNATDLQIKMAQGAKPGEGGQLPGHKVFEEIARVRKSTPGVGLISPPPHHDIYSIEDLAQLIHDLKSANDRARIHVKLVAEVGVGTVAAGVSKGKADVVLISGYDGGTGASPESSMKHAGVPWELGVAETQQVLVQNDLRGRIVVQTDGQLKTGRDVVIACMLGAEEFGFATAALVVSGCIMLRKCHLNTCSVGVATQDEELRKRFTGKPEHVINFMMFIAEQMREQMAQLGFRTVNEMVGRTDCLDTRKAIDHWKAKGLDFTRMLAPVEAPDRVARYCCQSQDHGLEKKLDQRLIELSTEALEDRQPVVLRHAIHNIDRTAGAMLSAEVSRRHGEEGLPENTIRARLHGSAGQSFGAFLAPGITFLLEGESNDYTGKGLSGGIMAVFPPENASFVPTENVIIGNVALYGATGGQAYFRGRAGERFAVRNSGAETVVEGVGDHGCEYMTGGRVVVIGPVGRNFAAGMSGGVAYVLDEQGVFPGLCNQEMVDLEPLIEEEDVAEVRRLIEAHVRYTGSDRGEDVLARWSELRDAFVKVMPVDYRRALKEMAERAAEEAKTNGHPVETVPEAVPVGVNGGKG; translated from the coding sequence CCGGCGTGCTGGATATCCCGCCCGAACGGATCCTCACGCGCGGACGGCTGCAGCCCGGACGCCTGTTCCTGATCGACACGATCCGCGGCCGCATCGTCACCGACAATGAGATCAAGCACGAGATCAGCTCGCGCAAGCCCTATCGCACCTGGCTGGACGAGCAAATGACGAATCTGGACGACCTGCCGGAGCCCGACGACGTGCCCGCGCTCGACCTGGCGACGCTGGAAGAACGGCAGCGGGCCTTCGGATACACCAGCGAGGAGCTGAAGATCCTCATTGGCCCCATGGCGGCCCATGGGTACGAGCCCGTGGGTTCCATGGGCAACGACGCGCCGATCGCCGTCCTGTCCAACAAGCCGCAACTGCTGTTCCACTACTTCAAGCAGCTGTTCGCCCAGGTCACCAATCCACCCCTGGACGCCATCCGCGAAGAGCTGGTCACGTCCGTGGACACCTCGATCGGGCCTGAGCAGGACCTCTTTGCCGAAACGCCCGATCACTGCCGGCAACTCCGGATCCCCCGCCCCGTGCTGTCCAACGGGGAACTCGCCCGCATTCGGGATCTCGACCTGCCCGGGCTGAAATCGGAGACGCTTCCTGCGGTGTTCCGGCGGACTTCGGAGACTACCGGGTCGACGCCGACAGGCGGGACCGTGGGTTACGACGGGTCAGCGGGAACAGGCGCGCCCGCGTCGACCGGCGCTCTCGAGGAGGCCGTGGACGAACTGTGCCGCGAGGCGGGCCGGGCCATCCGGGAACGGGGCGCTACGCTGCTTATCCTGTCGGACCGGAAAGTCGGACCGGACTGGATCCAGATCCCGAGCCTGATCGCCACCGCCGCCGTGCATCATTACCTCATTCGAGAAGGACTGCGGACCAGCGCGGCCATCGTCGTGGAATCGGGCGAGCCCCGGGAGGTCATGCACTTCTGCCTGCTCATCGGTTACGGGGCCAATGCCATCAATCCCTACCTGACCCTCGAAACGGTCGAATGGATGAGCATCGACGGCCTGATCGATCCGCCGGCCAGCGCGGCCAGTCCGGCCAGCGCGGCCAGCCCAAGCGGTCCAGGCGGTCCGGCCAGCGCGGACAAGGCACGGGAAAACCTGATCAACGCCCTGTGCAAGGGCGTCCTGAAAACCATGTCCAAGATGGGCATCTCCACCATCAAGTCCTATCACGGTGCACAGATCTTCGAGGCCATCGGCCTGAAGCAGTCGGTCATCGACAAGTACTTCACGTGGACGGCGTCCCGCATCGAGGGCATCGGGCTGTCCGAGATCGAAGCGGAGTACCGCCAGCACCATCACCACGGCTATCCCGAACGTCCCGTGGCGAACGGACATACGCTGGACGTGGGAGGCTACTACCAGTGGCGGAGCGACGGCGAGCATCACCTCTTCAACCCCCAGACCATCGCGCTCCTGCAGACGTCGACGCGCACCGGCGATTTTGAACTCTTCCGCCAGTACACGGACCAGATCGACGACCAGACGCGCCTGCTGGGGACGCTGCGCGGCCTCTTCGACTACAGGCAGGTGCAGCCTCCGGTGCCTATCGTGGAGGTGGAGCCGGCCTCGGAGATCGTCAAGCGCTTCTCCACCGGCGCCATGTCCTACGGCTCCATCAGCAAGGAGGCTCACGAGACGCTGGCCATCGCCATGAACCGCATCGGCGGCCGGAGCAATTCGGGCGAGGGGGGCGAGGACCCGAACCGTTACTACCCCGATGAGAACGGTGACTGGCGGAACAGCGCCATCAAGCAGGTGGCCTCGGGCCGGTTCGGCGTGACGAGCAACTACCTGGTCAACGCCACGGACCTGCAGATCAAGATGGCCCAGGGGGCCAAGCCCGGGGAAGGCGGACAGCTGCCGGGCCACAAGGTCTTCGAAGAGATCGCGCGCGTGCGGAAGTCGACCCCCGGCGTGGGGCTTATCTCGCCGCCGCCCCATCACGACATCTACTCCATCGAGGACCTGGCCCAGCTGATCCACGACCTGAAGAGCGCCAACGACCGGGCCCGCATCCACGTCAAGCTCGTGGCCGAGGTGGGCGTGGGCACCGTGGCGGCCGGCGTGTCCAAGGGCAAGGCCGATGTGGTCCTCATCAGCGGGTACGACGGCGGCACCGGCGCCTCGCCGGAATCGTCCATGAAGCACGCGGGCGTGCCCTGGGAACTGGGCGTCGCCGAGACCCAGCAAGTCTTGGTCCAGAACGACCTGCGGGGCCGTATCGTGGTGCAGACCGACGGCCAGCTCAAGACGGGCCGCGACGTGGTCATCGCCTGCATGCTGGGGGCCGAGGAGTTCGGCTTTGCCACGGCCGCGTTGGTGGTGAGCGGCTGCATCATGCTCCGCAAGTGCCACCTGAATACCTGCTCCGTGGGTGTGGCCACCCAGGACGAGGAGCTGCGCAAGCGCTTCACGGGCAAGCCCGAGCACGTCATCAACTTCATGATGTTCATCGCCGAGCAGATGCGCGAACAGATGGCCCAGTTGGGCTTCCGGACGGTGAACGAGATGGTGGGACGCACCGATTGCCTCGACACGCGCAAGGCCATTGACCACTGGAAGGCGAAGGGCCTGGACTTCACCCGGATGCTCGCGCCCGTCGAAGCGCCCGACCGCGTAGCCCGCTACTGCTGCCAGAGCCAGGACCACGGCCTGGAGAAGAAGCTCGACCAGCGGCTCATCGAATTGTCAACCGAGGCCCTGGAGGACCGCCAGCCGGTCGTGCTGCGGCACGCGATCCACAATATCGACCGAACGGCCGGCGCCATGCTCAGCGCGGAGGTGTCGCGGAGGCACGGCGAGGAAGGCCTGCCGGAGAATACCATCCGGGCCAGGCTGCACGGGTCGGCTGGCCAGAGTTTCGGCGCTTTCCTGGCGCCGGGCATTACCTTCCTCCTGGAAGGCGAATCCAACGACTACACGGGCAAGGGGCTGTCCGGCGGCATCATGGCCGTTTTCCCGCCCGAAAACGCGAGCTTCGTGCCCACCGAGAACGTGATCATCGGCAACGTGGCGCTCTACGGCGCCACCGGAGGGCAGGCCTACTTCCGCGGCCGGGCCGGGGAACGGTTCGCCGTGCGGAACAGCGGCGCGGAGACCGTGGTCGAAGGCGTCGGCGACCACGGCTGCGAGTACATGACCGGCGGCCGCGTGGTCGTCATCGGTCCGGTGGGCCGCAACTTCGCCGCGGGCATGAGCGGCGGCGTGGCCTACGTCCTCGACGAGCAGGGCGTCTTCCCCGGACTGTGCAACCAGGAGATGGTCGACCTGGAACCGCTGATCGAGGAAGAGGACGTCGCCGAGGTGCGGCGGCTGATCGAAGCCCACGTGCGGTATACCGGCAGCGACCGGGGCGAGGACGTACTGGCCCGGTGGTCCGAACTACGGGACGCCTTCGTCAAGGTCATGCCCGTCGACTACCGCCGCGCACTCAAGGAAATGGCGGAACGGGCGGCGGAAGAGGCCAAGACCAACGGACATCCCGTCGAGACGGTGCCTGAAGCCGTCCCCGTAGGCGTCAACGGCGGCAAGGGATAA